The genomic window TGTTCTAGTTTATGTATAGAAAGCGTAAGTCCAAGAGAATTTGCTTTTCATTTAAACCATgtatttctttctaattttttttttattttgctttttaatgttcaaattttttatatatcttatATCATGATCAGATATTGCATTTGACCTTCATTGATTAATCTCAACTACCCACATCTTTTCCATGTAGCTATGGGATTTAGATGATCTATTGCAAGGTTCTGGAAGTACTCTAAGGAGTCGAGAAGCCATGGCAGACAGTGATAGCGATGAAATGGATGTGGATGCTAAAAGGTATGTCCTGCAGAACTGAATGCCAATAATGTGGTATCTTCcatatttatttccttcatcAACTCCTTGGGCTGTGAGACAGACATTTGGGTCTGTGTTGTATTTGATTTTAACATTCCTTCTCAATCTTTGCAGAGACCAAAAGAAAAACAGTGAGTAATGGACAAGCTCGTAACAGCTCTAGTAGGTTTTTTGCCGATTTGTAGTGAGATGATGGAACCACTCCTTTTGCAACTTGGTGGTAACTGAACATTTCTGAGAGCAAGTCCTCATTCACAATTGCAAAGGCATACCTCAATCCTGTATGTTGGAAGAATGCTTTGGTTACTAGGAATAAATATTGTCGTGGGTGAAGTGTGCTTTCAAagttttggtttatttattacCTTCCTTGCATTCAAGAGtctgaaattttttatgaaacaaGTGTTGTTATTATCCATATTATCAACCAATGAAATGTAGAAATTGATTCCATTCGTATGACTATTTcttgaagtaaaaaaaacaaatggattTGATTAAGAAAACCTAATCAGGAATGATGCTACAAGCCTTCTTGTGGTATAATTTTCCGCCAAATATGTGTAGTATTCTTGTGCATTCCTTGGTGGTCGTATGACAAATATaacattacttttttttttccttttgttattataatttatttccaATGTTGTCACATGTTAAAGTAAAATAGACATcgtattttcataaattaagaTAATCCCACAATATAAGGCATATGAAACTCTTGTTTCCATGCTTTGAGGCCATATTTGGTAAGGGAGGATGAAGAGCGAAAATGAGCATCTTATTTCTTTTCTCATCTATTCATATGTTTTGATAACTTAAATATCAatgagaatgaaataaaaaatgatttcaaatgaAATCTCATTTATAAGTAAgattaaattgattttcataAGGAGGTTTCTTGTATAGCTTGGTATAGGAAGTGATatataatatcttaaaatattattttacccTTATATTTCCATTAGGTTTTTATGActttttgtgatttatttttatttattaggtaaatattatttttttaatcttattatttaactaaaaagaaaacattgaaaCGATGTTATTTTGAAATACTTTATTATGTGTTAGAGTATTATtgttaacttatttatttttattcatatttttgcttttatcaaacattgaaatataaacaaatattgATTTCAATCTTATATTCTTAAGTGCATCCAAATACAATAATTGAAATCAAtgaattcatttatatttaataagaaaaagaaatagtaacaaaatatttatttttatttctcatttttgagTATCAAACATGAGCTTAGggataaaaatggaaatatgaTGAGAATAATGGTGAATGATTATCGATCTAGAAAGAAATGAATCTAAATGCTAGTAAGTAAGTGTGAAGAAAACCAttgaattttttcatatttaagaaaaaatatgaatgatAATGAAATATTCATTTCCGTTCCTCATTCACACGTATTAAACATGGGCTTAGTGTGTGTTTGCTATGTGagaataaaaatggaaataagatgATAATGAAGGTGAATGATCATGGATATAGAAAGAGATGAAGCTAAATGCTATTAAGTGTGAAGGGAAATTAATTTCCCACTTCCAAAccattaggttatgtttggttccggaaagtacaaaggaaataaaaaaactaaggaaaatgattttatcatgtttggttgtcttataaaatattccaaagaaaattaaatataattaaaattagttaaaaacttatacattttaaaattatgtaatctttatattgatgagttaaaataaataaaatgagtttgatgtagcaaataaaaattatttattatttttaactctattttttattttccttcatttttttttttttttgcatttttcctcaaattttctgagaaccaaacatagctctAAGAATTTTGGATTCATAGTcaatttttgttcttatttaGGATTTGGTtactaaatttacaaaatactATTTTAAGCTATAtctataaaactaatttatttatgaataattaaatgGATGAATTTGACATGATTTTTTCTTCTGCCTTTTCTACAAaggagataaaaaataataataaaattgggATATATAAGAAACTCTACCTAATATGGAAagatttaattataaataatttttaaatgacaCTCTTAGAGATAATGAAATTAGAAATGCTAAAGGCAATAGCCATTTTAATTTGAGAGTtagaataattaattttctttttttactttttgttttttaaaaaaacaattttttaaagaacaacaaacaaaactataaagtttttaaatagatttttgtttttaaaaacaaaaaccatttttaaatcaatagACAAAGTTGGTttaagtatttaatttttaactttatattaAATACCacttcaataataaaaaataatatttaaatttgtctAAAAACCTTCTTATTCAGTTTCATCTTAGTATTTATACATTTGGTTACTAACTCTCCCTCTTggtcttcattttttattttttttattgcactaaaaataattagaaaggAATAGGAAAACCGGATAAGAGCCTTGAGAATATTTTGGACTATTGGATGATAGTGTGGCAATGAATAATTTAAGGGTGAGAAAAGAATGAAGGGAAAGATTGCACTACAAGACAAGCACCTAATAGCTTTTGCTTTGGACAAGCAAACCTCTAAgccaataaaataagttatgcTTTAACTTTCAATGACCTTTgttctttccttcattttcttcaatacTCCATGGATTGTGCTTTTCTTGGCTAATAttaattcatttcaaaatttcaagtaaGGATTTTAatgcatatttttaaaaaatggaaaataatgggTTTGTGTGAAGGCACCTTATACCTTATGTTGTTGAGTGGATAAGCTTCTCTATGTGCAACTCTATAAAAATGGCCTACGCAGACCATTGGCTTCTTTTTATTCATCCTTGAATTTGCTTTACTCATCATCAATAATCTCACCATATTCATCTCTACCAATTATGGCTGAAACTCTCCTTTCAATTGTcttggagcagttggcttcggTGGCTCGGCAGGGGATTGAACAAGAAGTAAGACAAATGGTGGGTGTTAAGAAAGAAGTTCCACACCTCAGAGAGGTAATTCGGACCATTAGAGCCGTTGTTGCAGACGCGGAGAAACGACAAGTGACGGAAGAGCGTGTAAAAGTTTGGTTGGAGAGGCTCAAGGACATGGCCTACCAAATGGAGGACGTGGTGGATGAGTGGAGCACTGCTATTCTCAAATTACAGATTGAGAGAGTTGAAAATGCTGCCATGCCTAAGAAAAAGGTAAGCTCCTGCTGCATTATTCCCCCTCCTTTCATTTGTTTCAAGCAAGTTGCTTCCCGTCGTCACATCGCTCTTAAGATTAAGGACATAAAGGAACGACTAGATGGTATGGAAAAGGAGAGAATTACATTTAATTTTGTCTCTAGTGGGAGTGAGGAACGACCACAGCGACTTATAACTACCTCTGCAATTGATATTTCAGAGGTGTACGGTCGGGATATGGATAAAAAGGCCATATTAGACCATCTATTGGGTAACAAGTGTCAAGAGAAATCTGGCCTCTACATAGTCTCCATAGTTGGGACTGGAGGCATGGGCAAAACAACTCTTGCTCAACTAGCCTACAACCACCCAGAGGTGAAGGCCCATTTTGATGAAAGAATATGGGTCTGTGTCTCTGATCCTTTTGACCCAATCAGAGTTTGTAGGGCTATTGTTGAGGCCCTCCAAAAAGAGTCTTGTAATCTCCATGATTTGGAAGCTTTACAGcaaaaaattcaaacatgtATTGCTGGAAAGAAGTTCCTTCTTGTGTTAGATGACGTGTGGACCGAAAACCATCAATTGTGGGAACAACTGAAGAACACTCTCTCCTGCGGAGCTGTAGGGAGTAGAATTCTAGTGACCACACGTAAAGAGAGTGTTGTTAAGATGACGGGAACTACATACATGCATTCCTTAGGGGAATTGTCCAGGGAGCAATCTCGGGCATTATTCCATCAAATAGCTTTCTTTGAAAAGCGTAGTtgggagaaagaggaagaattaaaagaaattggTGAGAAAATAGCAGACAAATGCAAGGGCTTGCCCCTCACTATAAAAACTTTAGGGAACCTCTTGCGCATAAAAAATAGTGAGGAAGAATGGAAGAACGTATTGAATAGTGAAGTATGGCAGCTAGATGAGTTTGAGAGAGATATTTCCCCTGCTTTGTTGTTGAGTTATTATGATCTGCCCCCTGCAATT from Vitis vinifera cultivar Pinot Noir 40024 chromosome 9, ASM3070453v1 includes these protein-coding regions:
- the LOC132254310 gene encoding putative disease resistance protein RGA3 codes for the protein MAETLLSIVLEQLASVARQGIEQEVRQMVGVKKEVPHLREVIRTIRAVVADAEKRQVTEERVKVWLERLKDMAYQMEDVVDEWSTAILKLQIERVENAAMPKKKVSSCCIIPPPFICFKQVASRRHIALKIKDIKERLDGMEKERITFNFVSSGSEERPQRLITTSAIDISEVYGRDMDKKAILDHLLGNKCQEKSGLYIVSIVGTGGMGKTTLAQLAYNHPEVKAHFDERIWVCVSDPFDPIRVCRAIVEALQKESCNLHDLEALQQKIQTCIAGKKFLLVLDDVWTENHQLWEQLKNTLSCGAVGSRILVTTRKESVVKMTGTTYMHSLGELSREQSRALFHQIAFFEKRSWEKEEELKEIGEKIADKCKGLPLTIKTLGNLLRIKNSEEEWKNVLNSEVWQLDEFERDISPALLLSYYDLPPAIQRCFSFCAVFPKDSVIERDELIKLWMAQSYLKSDGSKEMEMVGRTYFEYLAARSFFQDFKKDDDGNIIGCKMHDIVHDFAQFLTQNECFIVEVDNQKKGSMDLFFQKIRHATLVVRESTANFASTCNMKNLHTLLAKEAFHSRVLEALGHLTCLRAFDMS